From Homalodisca vitripennis isolate AUS2020 chromosome 1, UT_GWSS_2.1, whole genome shotgun sequence, the proteins below share one genomic window:
- the LOC124353069 gene encoding oocyte zinc finger protein XlCOF15-like, translating into MEDLETIGSNNINELESRSIVTFTCEVCSRVFKVKDSYERHKRIHTGERPYQCAECSKRFRDSGALNRHVKEVHTKVRNHRCDLCSKWFVNRATLEDHHRSHTGERPYICHQCGRMFKSKAALYQHGKTHSDHLPHVCVYCGKCFRRRQELVLHIPTHTNEKTHICEKCGKGFSTRSELQRHIVVHSDEKPFSCISCGLSFSQKRYLKNHVKSRHGRNRRDGHLWDHSSGKHGIWIVENILNLEYPSRSSNVLQK; encoded by the coding sequence ATGGAAGACCTGGAGACCATTGGAAGTAATAACATTAACGAGCTGGAATCTAGATCTATTGTAACATTCACGTGTGAGGTGTGTTCTCGAGTGTTCAAGGTGAAGGACAGTTACGAGAGACATAAGAGGATTCACACAGGAGAACGTCCTTACCAGTGTGCCGAGTGTAGTAAACGCTTCCGGGACTCGGGTGCATTGAACCGTCACGTGAAGGAAGTGCACACCAAGGTGCGCAACCACCGGTGTGACCTTTGCAGCAAGTGGTTTGTGAACCGTGCGACCTTGGAGGATCATCACCGAAGTCACACAGGCGAGCGTCCCTACATCTGCCATCAGTGTGGACGCATGTTTAAGTCCAAAGCAGCGCTCTATCAGCATGGCAAGACCCACTCCGACCACCTGCCCCACGTCTGTGTGTACTGTGGCAAGTGTTTTCGCCGTCGTCAAGAGCTCGTTTTGCACATACCGACCCACACCAATGAGAAAACGCACATATGCGAGAAGTGTGGTAAAGGTTTTAGCACAAGAAGTGAACTGCAGAGACACATTGTGGTCCACTCAGACGAAAAACCTTTTTCGTGCATCTCTTGTGGTCTGAGCTTCAGCCAGAAGAGGTATTTGAAAAATCATGTGAAATCTCGACACGGGAGAAACCGAAGAGATGGTCACCTCTGGGACCATTCCAGTGGAAAACATGGGATTTGGATAGtagagaatattttaaatcttgaatATCCATCACGTTCTTCAAATGTTCTTCAGAAATAG
- the LOC124354926 gene encoding RRP15-like protein, whose protein sequence is MKTLCQKSHIERCYIFYLNIFKSEILPCSNRGVVQLFNAVREHQKTLEKDLEDAGPIEHKKDKVLKSLDKRAFLDVLMGPSKSQPVSNLIPKEVKEDPDNPTWSILRDDFMMGSKLKDWDKQDSSEVKDAI, encoded by the exons ATGAAAACCCTGTGCCAAAAATCACACATCGAAAG atgttatattttttatttaaatatatttaaatctgaaATACTTCCATGTTCGAACAGAGGAGTGGTGCAGTTGTTCAATGCAGTCCGCGAACACCAGAAAACTCTGGAGAAGGACTTGGAAGATGCAGGACCCATTGAACACAAGAAGGACAAAGTTCTCAAGTCCTTGGACAAGCGAGCGTTCTTGGATGTTTTGATGGGACCATCGAAAAGTCAACCAGTTAGCAACCTTATCCCCAAGGAAGTAAAAGAG GATCCTGACAATCCCACATGGTCAATTTTGAGAGATGATTTTATGATGGGTTCCAAACTGAAGGATTGGGACAAACAAGATTCTTCTGAAGTTAAGGACGCAATATAG